Proteins encoded by one window of Candidatus Desulfatibia profunda:
- a CDS encoding DUF1566 domain-containing protein: protein MKYLLRLSVLVFILVLPLSIQAEVKEIICEGTYNMGDGETPSVAESRALLQAKRVAIEQAGTYVVSYSKVKNLQLTEDEIKVMASGIMEVTELDKKRTVVGDGFHFWVRIKAIVNSDKMEDMAKKAKDKNSVEEYKNIQAAYDKSQKEIEELKKQLVIANGDQKKEVEIKIADDEKRFQANQWYEKGTGYYYGSAWKKDKEYDKALEAFTVAIAMDPSNGKAYALRGDCYRLEGNFTKAISDYKKAASLCSGDCLKQDKYGLVFLCMEMGGQYFHKKDYYSAIEAFSIPVNIYDNLTDQTYRDLNNLYKWRGLSYYSIGEYSRAVEDYNKAFSIARGLSNEEKGSVYTNRGVAYERLGRINNAIVDYQKACDLGNGTGCNNLQAFPKEKRERAERELAAEREKQLATVMRTFTATAIKEDGRFIAYDNGTVLDKRTNLMWAAKDNGSKISWASAKSYCENYRGGGYTDWRMPTQDELAKLYDKSKSRPDVCHNSSLYAIHVATELIDITCSATWAIESNSFPGDAYFSFEIGSPWYQPRDIEWSGVRALPVRSVR from the coding sequence ATGAAATATTTGCTGAGATTATCTGTGTTGGTATTTATTCTTGTGCTTCCTTTATCAATACAGGCGGAAGTCAAAGAAATCATCTGTGAAGGTACTTATAATATGGGGGATGGAGAGACTCCAAGTGTTGCTGAAAGCCGCGCTCTTCTTCAAGCTAAAAGGGTCGCTATAGAACAGGCGGGAACTTATGTGGTGAGTTATTCAAAGGTCAAAAACCTTCAACTTACTGAGGACGAAATAAAAGTAATGGCATCAGGGATTATGGAGGTCACAGAATTAGACAAGAAAAGGACAGTCGTCGGAGATGGTTTCCATTTCTGGGTCAGGATAAAAGCCATTGTCAATTCCGATAAAATGGAGGACATGGCGAAAAAAGCAAAAGACAAGAATTCTGTAGAGGAATACAAAAATATACAGGCAGCCTACGATAAAAGCCAAAAAGAGATTGAAGAACTCAAGAAACAATTAGTGATCGCAAATGGTGATCAAAAGAAAGAAGTGGAAATCAAAATTGCTGATGATGAGAAAAGATTTCAGGCAAACCAATGGTATGAAAAAGGTACAGGTTATTATTATGGATCTGCATGGAAAAAAGATAAAGAATATGACAAAGCACTTGAGGCATTTACGGTCGCGATTGCAATGGATCCGAGTAATGGCAAAGCTTACGCACTGAGGGGCGACTGCTATCGATTAGAGGGTAATTTCACGAAGGCAATTTCGGATTATAAAAAAGCAGCAAGTTTATGCTCTGGAGATTGCCTGAAACAGGACAAATACGGTTTAGTTTTTTTGTGTATGGAGATGGGCGGGCAATATTTTCATAAAAAAGATTATTACTCGGCAATAGAAGCATTCTCAATACCGGTTAATATTTACGACAACTTAACTGATCAAACATATCGCGATCTGAATAATCTTTATAAATGGCGGGGTCTCAGTTACTACAGTATTGGGGAATATAGCAGGGCAGTAGAAGATTACAATAAGGCTTTCTCCATAGCACGTGGTTTATCAAATGAAGAAAAGGGCAGCGTTTATACAAATCGGGGTGTCGCTTACGAGCGGTTAGGAAGAATTAATAATGCAATTGTTGATTATCAGAAGGCGTGCGACCTAGGCAACGGTACAGGATGCAACAATTTGCAAGCCTTTCCGAAAGAAAAACGAGAACGGGCAGAAAGAGAACTGGCAGCAGAAAGAGAGAAGCAACTTGCCACGGTGATGAGAACTTTTACTGCTACAGCTATCAAAGAAGATGGCCGCTTCATTGCCTACGATAACGGGACAGTTCTGGATAAGCGAACAAACCTGATGTGGGCAGCGAAGGACAACGGAAGCAAAATAAGTTGGGCGAGTGCCAAGAGTTATTGTGAGAACTACCGTGGGGGCGGCTACACGGACTGGCGGATGCCTACGCAGGACGAATTGGCGAAGTTATACGACAAAAGCAAGTCTCGCCCGGACGTATGCCATAACTCATCTTTGTATGCTATTCATGTTGCCACGGAATTGATAGACATTACCTGTTCCGCCACATGGGCTATCGAATCGAATAGCTTTCCTGGAGATGCCTACTTCAGTTTTGAAATTGGCTCCCCATGGTATCAGCCCCGGGACATCGAGTGGAGCGGCGTCCGGGCACTCCCGGTACGTTCTGTCAGATAG
- a CDS encoding damage-inducible protein DinB, with protein MEYQFLVDTYDTERLKTLGVWSMFKAEDLLVRPHPFEQKDRNPLEHMVHQCLSENKWFCNMFGIDVAANPLPAEETRLEFIKRYAEDSGKRLAVLRAKDKTWWEQEVAFFDARRLRTWIMLRRLAHTAHHRGEQTAILRMLGRSVYSVYGPSADTGGLPQNNAQTIYAYPDIKSLIEGESKGGLKAHLPGPGNKACTERPGL; from the coding sequence ATGGAATATCAATTTCTTGTCGACACTTATGATACCGAACGTCTTAAGACACTCGGCGTTTGGAGTATGTTCAAAGCTGAAGATCTTTTAGTCCGTCCCCATCCATTTGAGCAAAAAGACCGAAATCCACTTGAGCACATGGTCCATCAGTGCCTCAGTGAAAATAAATGGTTTTGCAATATGTTCGGCATTGACGTTGCTGCAAATCCTTTGCCCGCAGAGGAAACGCGGCTTGAATTCATTAAACGCTATGCCGAAGATTCCGGCAAACGACTGGCTGTCTTGAGAGCAAAGGACAAAACCTGGTGGGAACAAGAGGTTGCTTTTTTTGATGCCCGGCGATTGCGAACCTGGATTATGCTAAGAAGGCTAGCCCATACCGCCCATCATCGCGGAGAGCAGACAGCGATACTCAGGATGCTGGGAAGAAGCGTCTATAGTGTTTACGGGCCGTCGGCCGATACGGGCGGTTTACCGCAAAACAATGCGCAAACCATATATGCCTACCCGGACATTAAGTCTCTGATTGAAGGCGAATCAAAAGGCGGATTGAAAGCACACTTGCCGGGCCCCGGAAATAAAGCCTGTACAGAACGCCCCGGTCTTTAA
- a CDS encoding efflux RND transporter permease subunit — MTAKSGPAGKMAQFFIDSKLTPLIVIASILLGIAAVIALPREEEPQIIVPMIDIFVRMPGASAQEVEQRVTSPMEKLLWEIPGVEYIYSTSSPGMCLTVVRFYVGQDEEKSIVRLQSKLLANYDRIPWAVTPPLVKPRYIDDVPILALTFWSQDADGYTLRRVAAEVENIVKREPNASITGLIGGQNRQVEVRLDPVRLAAYGLDIDKVTAMVCAANQESDAGSFPSLSGQILVHTGGFLKDSADVGNVVVNVHNGRPVYLRDVAEIVDGPREPDQYVFFGPGPAAGEKGLAPHAPPKGAYPAVTLTVAKRKGTNAIAVARRVLARLDDARGTVVPDNIHVTVTRHYGETAKEKSDELLWHMLIAVVSVTILILLTLGIRESGVVACAIPVTLALTLAVFYLHGYTLNRITLFALIFSIGILVDDAIVVVENIVRHFRLAENRGRPKFSVAVEAVDEVGNPTILATLAVIAAILPMAFVGGLMGPYMRPIPVGAAAAMVFSLLVAFSVTPWASLHLIRHQAPAEGRPEGHHTEDKATRLYRRVMEPLIHRPLLRWSFLLGVAGLLLAACTLVAIGLVRVKMLPFDNKSEFQVILDMPESATLEETAAAALEMGDFLKTVNEVVDYQVYVGTSGPYNFNGLVRHYYLRRGPQLADIQVNLAAKGLRKQQSHEIAKRVRPALKAIADRYNARVKVAEVPPGPPVLATLVAEIYGPDYARQRDIALKVRDIFEQTPGVVDVDWYMEESQERFDLEVDQEKAALHGIQVARISRVLEIFLSGKQVGLLHRPREKEDVPIELRAPLKYRSGIDRLMEIKLAAADGNLVPLSALVKSRRTDLDRSIYHKNLMPVVYVIGDVAGVKESPVYAILEMRKTIAALEIPEGYQIAQHTAGLPQSDRRFAMKWDGEWHITYEVFRDLGIAFGAVLLLIFVLVVGWFQSFSTPLVIMAAIPFSLIGILPAHWLMGAFFTATSMIGFIAGAGIVVRNSIILVDFIELRIAQGMPLDLAVIDAGAVRFRPMMLTAAAVVVGASVILFDPIFQGLAISLMAGEVASLLFSRMTVPILYFLDKRWEAAHRHPASPGYAGQAGNS; from the coding sequence GCAGCGCGTGACCAGTCCAATGGAAAAGCTGCTGTGGGAGATTCCCGGGGTTGAATACATCTATTCCACTTCAAGCCCGGGCATGTGCCTGACGGTGGTTCGGTTCTATGTGGGACAGGACGAGGAGAAATCGATCGTTCGTCTGCAGTCCAAGTTGCTGGCCAACTACGACCGGATCCCCTGGGCGGTGACGCCGCCGCTGGTCAAGCCCCGCTACATCGACGATGTCCCCATCCTGGCTTTAACGTTCTGGAGCCAAGATGCGGATGGTTATACCCTGCGCCGGGTGGCCGCCGAGGTCGAGAACATTGTGAAACGCGAACCCAACGCTTCCATCACCGGTTTGATCGGCGGACAAAACCGCCAGGTGGAAGTCCGTCTGGATCCGGTCCGCCTGGCCGCCTACGGGCTCGATATCGACAAGGTTACCGCCATGGTGTGCGCCGCCAACCAGGAGTCGGATGCCGGGAGTTTCCCTTCGTTAAGCGGTCAGATTCTGGTGCATACCGGCGGATTCTTGAAGGATTCGGCCGATGTGGGCAACGTGGTGGTGAATGTGCATAACGGCCGTCCCGTTTATTTGCGCGATGTGGCCGAGATTGTGGACGGTCCCCGGGAACCGGATCAGTACGTCTTTTTCGGTCCCGGGCCGGCTGCCGGTGAAAAGGGGCTTGCCCCTCATGCGCCCCCCAAAGGGGCCTATCCGGCCGTTACCCTGACCGTTGCCAAGCGCAAAGGGACCAATGCCATTGCCGTTGCCCGCAGGGTCCTGGCCCGCCTGGACGATGCCCGCGGTACGGTCGTGCCGGACAACATCCATGTGACCGTTACCCGGCATTACGGCGAAACCGCCAAGGAAAAATCGGACGAACTCCTCTGGCACATGCTGATCGCCGTTGTTTCCGTGACCATCCTGATCCTGCTGACCCTGGGTATCCGGGAGTCGGGTGTGGTCGCCTGCGCCATTCCGGTGACCCTGGCCCTGACGCTGGCGGTGTTTTACCTGCACGGCTACACCCTCAACCGCATCACCCTTTTCGCGTTGATCTTTTCCATTGGCATCCTGGTGGATGACGCCATCGTGGTGGTGGAAAATATTGTGCGGCACTTCAGGCTCGCAGAAAACCGCGGCCGGCCGAAATTCAGCGTGGCCGTCGAGGCCGTGGACGAGGTGGGCAATCCCACGATTCTGGCGACCCTGGCGGTGATCGCCGCCATCCTTCCGATGGCCTTTGTGGGCGGCCTGATGGGACCCTATATGCGTCCCATCCCGGTGGGCGCAGCGGCCGCCATGGTGTTTTCGCTGCTGGTGGCCTTTAGCGTGACTCCCTGGGCATCTTTGCACCTGATCCGGCACCAAGCCCCGGCCGAAGGCCGGCCTGAAGGCCATCACACCGAAGACAAGGCCACGCGGCTCTATCGGCGCGTCATGGAACCCCTGATCCACAGGCCGCTGTTGCGCTGGTCGTTTCTTTTGGGCGTCGCAGGCCTTCTGCTGGCCGCTTGTACGCTGGTCGCCATCGGCCTGGTGCGGGTCAAAATGCTGCCCTTTGACAACAAGAGCGAGTTCCAGGTGATCCTGGACATGCCGGAATCCGCGACCCTTGAAGAAACCGCGGCGGCAGCATTGGAAATGGGAGACTTTTTAAAGACCGTCAACGAGGTGGTCGATTATCAGGTCTACGTGGGGACTTCCGGACCTTACAATTTCAACGGCCTGGTTCGCCATTACTACCTGCGCCGGGGGCCGCAACTGGCCGATATCCAGGTGAATCTTGCCGCCAAGGGGCTTCGTAAACAGCAGAGCCACGAGATTGCCAAGCGCGTGCGGCCGGCGCTCAAAGCAATTGCAGACCGCTACAACGCCCGGGTCAAAGTGGCGGAGGTGCCGCCGGGACCGCCGGTGCTTGCGACGCTGGTGGCCGAGATCTACGGGCCGGACTATGCCCGTCAGCGGGACATCGCCCTGAAGGTTCGCGATATTTTTGAGCAGACTCCCGGCGTGGTGGATGTGGACTGGTACATGGAGGAATCCCAGGAGCGCTTTGATCTGGAAGTGGACCAGGAAAAGGCCGCCCTGCACGGTATCCAGGTGGCCCGGATAAGCCGGGTCCTGGAAATATTCCTGAGCGGCAAGCAGGTGGGGCTGTTGCACCGGCCCCGGGAAAAGGAAGACGTTCCCATTGAACTGCGCGCGCCTTTAAAATACCGGTCCGGTATCGATCGTCTCATGGAAATCAAGCTTGCCGCCGCCGACGGGAACCTGGTCCCTCTTTCCGCACTGGTAAAATCCCGCCGCACCGACCTGGACCGCAGCATCTATCATAAAAACCTGATGCCGGTGGTGTATGTCATCGGGGACGTGGCCGGTGTCAAGGAAAGTCCGGTCTATGCCATTCTGGAGATGCGCAAAACAATCGCCGCCCTCGAGATTCCCGAGGGCTACCAAATAGCCCAGCACACCGCCGGACTGCCGCAAAGCGACCGCCGTTTCGCCATGAAATGGGACGGGGAATGGCATATCACCTACGAGGTGTTTCGGGACCTGGGGATTGCCTTCGGAGCGGTTTTGCTGCTGATCTTTGTCCTGGTGGTCGGCTGGTTTCAGTCGTTTTCCACCCCGCTGGTCATTATGGCGGCCATTCCCTTCTCGCTGATCGGGATTCTTCCGGCCCACTGGCTGATGGGCGCTTTTTTTACCGCCACTTCCATGATCGGCTTTATTGCCGGTGCCGGGATCGTGGTGCGCAACTCCATTATTCTGGTCGATTTCATCGAACTGCGGATTGCGCAGGGGATGCCCCTGGATCTGGCGGTGATCGACGCCGGCGCCGTGCGCTTTAGGCCCATGATGCTGACGGCCGCGGCCGTGGTGGTGGGCGCCTCGGTCATTTTGTTCGATCCCATCTTTCAGGGCCTGGCTATTTCGCTGATGGCCGGGGAAGTCGCTTCCCTGCTGTTTTCGCGCATGACGGTTCCCATCCTGTATTTTCTTGACAAGCGCTGGGAAGCGGCCCATCGGCACCCGGCTTCGCCAGGCTACGCCGGGCAAGCAGGAAATTCGTGA
- a CDS encoding transposase has protein sequence MAKMSMEKLARYIIRAFFSQERMTYHRESVQVEYRSKACPRQRSGNGEQTKVFDALEWIAAMCSHVPDKGEQMVRYYGYYSNASRGRRKKSFG, from the coding sequence ATGGCAAAAATGTCGATGGAAAAACTTGCCCGGTACATTATCCGCGCATTTTTCTCCCAGGAGAGGATGACATATCATCGGGAATCGGTTCAGGTAGAATATCGGTCAAAGGCTTGTCCTCGACAGCGATCGGGGAACGGAGAGCAGACAAAGGTGTTTGATGCGTTAGAGTGGATCGCGGCCATGTGTTCGCACGTGCCCGACAAAGGCGAACAGATGGTTCGTTATTATGGCTATTACAGCAACGCAAGTCGGGGCCGGCGAAAGAAAAGCTTCGGATAG